DNA from Planctomycetota bacterium:
GCGAGTCGGGCGAGGATCATCGTCTGATAGCCCGAGCCGGTGCCGATCTCGAGCACGCGATGCGTCGGATCGACGCCGAGCGTCTGGGTCATGACGGCGACCATGTAGGGCTGACTGATGGTTTGATCATCAGTGGTCGGGAGAGCCGCATCGTCGTAGGCGCGGCGATGCAGGGACGGATCGAGAAAGACATGGCGCGGCACGGTGCGCATGGCGTCGAGCACGCGGGCGTTGACGATCCCGCGGGCCCGGAGCTGCGTATCGATCATGGACTGAGCCGCCTGACCGTATTCGGATTCATCGACCAGCAGTGACCCCATCGCCGCATTGTAACGCGCGGCCGGCGCCCGTTTGAGCTACAATGCCCGACCCATGACCGACGACGCGAAGCCAACCGTACGCACCGCACCGCAGGCGATGGTGCCTGAAGGTTCGATTCGAGAGACGCTCGAATCGATCGTCATCGCCTTCGTGCTGGCGTTCGTGTTCCGCGCGTTCGTGGTCGAGGCGTTCGTGATTCCGACGGGGTCGATGGCGCCGACGCTGCTGGGCGAGCACATGACGCTCACCTGTCCGCAGTGCGGGTACACGTTCACGACCGGCCCGCGCGACTACCGCAGCGCCTCCGAACCGCTGCCGATTCAGGGCGAAGCGCACAACCCGATCATCGCGGCGTGCCCGATGTGCGATTTTCCGATTCGTCACGATTCGATGCGCCTCAACGCCGGCGACCGCATTCTCGTGCTCAAGTATCCGTATGCGTTCTTTGAGCCCGATCGCTGGGACGTCGTGGTGTTCAAAAACCCCGAGAACCCGGACATCAACTACATCAAGCGGCTCGTCGGTTTGCCGGGCGAACAACTGTGGATCGTCAACGGCAATGTGTACACGAAGAAGCTCACGCCGGACGGCCGGGTCGATCACGACGAGCATGCCAAGTGGACGATTCAGCGCAAGCCCGAGAAGGTGCAGCGGGCGGTCTGGCAGCCGGTGTATCACAGCGACTATTACCCGCTCGATGACGGTCAGGGGATGAAACGGGACATCGGTCGCCAATCGCTGGTCTGGTCCGAGCCGTGGCGCGGCACGGGCGAATCGGAGGCGAGCTGGAAGTTCGACAAGCGCGGTCCGCGCTGGACTTATGACGATTCAGCGGGACGGCCGGGCGTGCTGACGTTCGCATTCGAGCCGACGACGATGGCCAATTACTACGCCTACAACAGCGTTTCAGGCGAGGGGCCGATCGGCAGTTCGACGTTCGAGGACATGCGTCTGTCGGCCTCGCTTTCGCCGCGGGGGGCGGGTCTGGCCGCGACGCTGACCTGCTCGACCCACGACACGCTGATGCAGGGTGTGATCGAATCCGATGGCAAAGTCCGCTTGCAGTCCCGGCTCATCGAAACGCCGGCGGGGCAGGCGCCGACGTGGACCGTGCGGGCGGAAGGCGCGGCGGCTCCTCTGGCCGTCGGTCGCAGCACGCGGGTCGAACTCTGGCATGTGGATCAAACGCTCAGTCTTTGGGTGGACGGCAAGCAGGTCGCGCACTGGCAGTATGACGATGTGGACGTGGAGCGGTTGGCGCATACGAGCATCCCGCGTTACGCTCCGGTCGTCGGCATCGAGGTGCGCGGAGCGCCGGTGGAGCTGCGCTCCGTCGATCTGGACCGCGATCTGTATTACACGCAACAGGGCATGGGCGCGCTGGCGACGCATGACAACCCCGCCATGATCACCGCCGACCGCTTCTTCTGCCTCGGCGACAACAGCCCCGCGTCCAGCGACGGGCGGCTCTGGTCCAAGGTCAACGACTGGGTCGCCTACCGCACGGGCGTCCCCGCCGGGTTCGTTCCGCGCGATCTGATGATCGGCCGGGCGTTCTTCGTCTACTTCCCCGCACCGCATCGCTTTTCCCCCAGCTCGATGCCCCTCGTCCCCAACTTCGGGAAAATGCGGTTTATTCACTAAATGGCGATATCGTGATGTGGCGAAGTGGTGATGTGAAACCGCACTTTGCCTTCACATCACCACTTCGCCAAATCGCCACTTCACCACTTATCCCCCGCCCTTCCCAACCCCCGCCCGCTCCTCTATACTGTGCTTTCCGTGAAGAATATCACGATTCGGAGCCGCCCCAGCCATGCCGTATGAATTGCAACCCTTCGACGTGGATGTGGACACCACACCGTACGTCGACGATTTCAAGAACACCGATGAACGCTGGACCCTGAACTTCGGGCCTCAGCATCCTTCGACGCACACGACGCTCCGCATCGTGCTCCAACTCGACGGCGAGCGCGTCGTCCGGGCCGTGCCGCACATCGGATATCTGCACTCGGGCTTCGAGAAGCTCGGCGAGAAGCACGACTACAACCAGTACGTGACCGTCACGGATCGGATGAACTACCTTTCGCCGATCGCCAACAACATCGCATGGCACCACGCCTGCGAGAAGCTTTTCGACATTGATCTGACGCCGCGCTGCAAAGTGCTGCGGACGATCGTCGCCGAACTCGCCCGCATTCAGGACCACCTGCTCTGCGCCGGCGCGGCCGCGCTGGACCTCGGGGCGTTCACCGCGTTCCTCTATGGCTTCAACGAACGCGAGAACATCTACGACATCTGCGAATACATCTCCGGCGCCCGGTTCACCACAAGCTGGACCCGCGTCGGCGGTTTGAATCAGGACCTGCCCGACGAGGCGATCTTCAAAGCCAAGGTCAAGAAGTTCATCACCGAACAGGCCCCGCCGGCGATCGCGGACCTCGAAGGACTGCTCAACAAGAACCGCATCTTCGTCGATCGCACCGCCGGCATCGGCACGATCAGCACGGAGGACGCCGTCGCGTGGTCATTGACCGGCCCGGTGGCGCGGGCGGCGGGCGTCAAGCGCGACCTCCGCAAGGATGAGCCCTACCTCTGCTACGCCGACAACTGGGATGGACAGGGCGCCAAGGCCGTCGACTTCAAAGTGCCCATCATGTACGAAGGCGATGTCTACTGCCGGTACCGCATCCGCATCGAAGAGATGAAGCAGTCGATCGAAATCATCCGCCAGCTCATCGACAACATCCCCCCCGGCTCCGTCAACGTCTACGACGACCGCGGCGTGCACATCCCCTCCAAGAGCGAAACCTACGGGTCGATCGAAGGACTCATTCACCACTTCGAATTGATCATGACCAATCGCAAATGGAAAGCCCCGATCGCGGAAGTGTACGGGGCGAACGAAACGGCCAACGGCGAGCTGGGCTTCTACCTCGCCGCCGACGGCGGGCCAAGACCCTGGCGCGCCCGCTGCCGTCCGCCGTCTTTCATCAACTACCAGTCGTTCCCGAAAATGATGGAGGGCCACCTGCTCTCCGACGTCGTCGCGGTGCTCGGATCACTGAACGTCATCGCGGCGGAACTCGATCGCTGATTGTAAAGCCGCGACCGCTGGTCGCGCTCCTGCTGGGAAATACACCATGGCTTGGATCGTCAAAGACAGAGCACACGCCCACGTCGAGCGTCGCGCCGACCCCTACGTCACCGATGCGATCAAAAAGCATTTCGAAAAGGACATCCTCCCGCGCTACGCCACGCGTCAGGCCGCCACGCTTCCGCTCGCGCATGAGATCCAACACGAGAACGGTTTCATCCCCGAGCAGGCGATCGAGGAGATGGCCGCCTTCCTCGATCTGTCCTTCGCCGAAGTGCTCGACACGATCAGCTTCTACGAGGAGTTCCACCTCAAGCCCACCGGCAAGTACTACATCCAGATCTGCCGCTCCATCGCCTGCGAACTCTGCGGCTACAAGCAGCTTTCCAAAAAGGTGCAGGAGAAGCTCGACATCCTGCCCGGCGAAACGACCGACGACGGCAAGTGGACCCTCATGGAACTCGAATGCCTCGGCGCCTGCGATCACGCCCCGATGGCGCTCATCGACGAAAAACTGCACGGCCCGCTGACCTGGGAAAAACTCGAACAGGTCATCGACAATATGCCCGACTGATTGCCCCCGCGTGATGCGTAAGATGACTCATGAACTGGTTCACGAACCTCTGTCACAACCTCGGCCTGATGGTGCACAACATCCGTCATCCCGATGATCCGTCCAACAAACAGATCGTCCGCAAAAAGACCGAGGAAGCACAGATGGGCAACATGATCCTCCGACGCACCACGATTGACGAGATCGAGTACACCGACGACAAACACGATTGACGGTAAAGCCGCGACCGCCGGTCGCGCTCTTCAGACGGAACTCCACCATGGCCCTTGAACATCCCGTATTGTGCAAACGCATTCCGACCTGGCCCTGGGGCGATCCCAAGGACCGGCACACCGTCCTGTTTGACGAGTACGTCAGGACCGGCGGATACGAACAGCTTCGCAAAGCGGTGAAGATGGAGCCCAAGGCGCTGGTCGATCTGGTCAAGTCGTCGGACCTGCGCGGCCGCGGGGGCGCGGGGTTTTCCGCGGGGCTCAAGTGGTCGTTCCTCCCGGCGCCGGACGGCGAGCCGCGCTATCTGGCGGTCAATGCCGACGAGTCGGAGCCGGGCACGTTCAAAGACCGTCTGCTCATGGAATGTGACCCGCACGGGATGCTTGAAGGCATCGCCATCGCCTGTCACGCCACGCAGGCCGACACCGCCTACATCTACATCCGCGGCGAATATCACCACGAAGCGCACATCGTCGAGAACGCCATCGCCGAGGCCTACGCCAACAACATCTTCGGCGAGAATTCGATCGTCGGAAAAGTGAACGGCCGCCCGCTCCGCTGCTTCCTGCATCGCGGGGCCGGGGCGTATATCTGCGGCGAGGAAACCGGCCTGCTCGAGTCGCTTGAAGGCAAGCGCGGCTGGCCCCGCATCAAGCCGCCCTTCCCCGCCATCAAAGGCCTCTTCGGCCGCCCCACCGTCATCAACAATGTCGAAACCCTCGCCATTCTCCCGGCGATTCTCGAAAACGGAGTCGACTGGTTCAAGTCGATCGGCTGCGCGTCGAAACTCGCGCCCAACGCCCCCGGCAGCTTCGGCCCCAAACTCTTCGGCGTCTCCGGACACGTCAACCGTCCCGGCGTCTACGAAGCCGAACTCGGCATCAAGATGAGCGAACTCATCGAAAAACACTGCATGGGCATGCGCGGCGGAAAGAAGTTCAAAGCCGCGATCCCCGGCGGCGTCTCCATGGGATTCCTCTCCACCGATCAATACGACGCCGAACTCGACTTTGACATCGGACGCCGCTACGGCGTGCTCGGACTCGGAACCGCCGGCGTCATCGTCATGGACGAAGACGTCGACATCGTCACCGCCACGCGCAATATCGTGAGGTTTTTCAGCCACGAATCCTGCGGACAGTGCACCCCCTGCCGCGAGGGCTCCGGCTGGCTCTACCAGATGCTCTGCCGCATCGAAGCCGGCGAAGGCAAGCTCAAGGACCTGGACATCCTCGACGAAGTCGCCAAGTCCATGGGCGCCATGCCCGGCACCACCATCTGCGGCCTCGCCGACGGAACCAACTGGGCCGTCAAAACCGCCTTGCAGAAATTCCGCCCCGACTTCGAAGCCAAATGCAAACCCACCCTCGTGCAGGTCGGCGTCAGCGTCGGGGCGTGAACGGAGCGGCGCGCTTCGCCGTGCTCACGCTGGCGCTTTTTGCCGGCTCCCTCTGCGCCGCGGCGGACGACTTTCACCCCCGATCGCTGCTCTTTCTTCTCCAGGCCGACCGCATTTCGCACGACCGCGCCGCCGCCGCGAAGGCGATCGCCGACGCGGGGCGCGACCTCATGGTCATCGACATGGCCTTCAGCGGCCCGAATCTCTGGACCGCGGACGACCTGCGGACCATGCGGGCGGAACAGCCCCAGCGGCGCATCGTGGCGTACCTGTCGATCGGCGAGG
Protein-coding regions in this window:
- the nuoE gene encoding NADH-quinone oxidoreductase subunit NuoE; this translates as MAWIVKDRAHAHVERRADPYVTDAIKKHFEKDILPRYATRQAATLPLAHEIQHENGFIPEQAIEEMAAFLDLSFAEVLDTISFYEEFHLKPTGKYYIQICRSIACELCGYKQLSKKVQEKLDILPGETTDDGKWTLMELECLGACDHAPMALIDEKLHGPLTWEKLEQVIDNMPD
- the lepB gene encoding signal peptidase I; the encoded protein is MAPTLLGEHMTLTCPQCGYTFTTGPRDYRSASEPLPIQGEAHNPIIAACPMCDFPIRHDSMRLNAGDRILVLKYPYAFFEPDRWDVVVFKNPENPDINYIKRLVGLPGEQLWIVNGNVYTKKLTPDGRVDHDEHAKWTIQRKPEKVQRAVWQPVYHSDYYPLDDGQGMKRDIGRQSLVWSEPWRGTGESEASWKFDKRGPRWTYDDSAGRPGVLTFAFEPTTMANYYAYNSVSGEGPIGSSTFEDMRLSASLSPRGAGLAATLTCSTHDTLMQGVIESDGKVRLQSRLIETPAGQAPTWTVRAEGAAAPLAVGRSTRVELWHVDQTLSLWVDGKQVAHWQYDDVDVERLAHTSIPRYAPVVGIEVRGAPVELRSVDLDRDLYYTQQGMGALATHDNPAMITADRFFCLGDNSPASSDGRLWSKVNDWVAYRTGVPAGFVPRDLMIGRAFFVYFPAPHRFSPSSMPLVPNFGKMRFIH
- a CDS encoding NADH-quinone oxidoreductase subunit D; this translates as MPYELQPFDVDVDTTPYVDDFKNTDERWTLNFGPQHPSTHTTLRIVLQLDGERVVRAVPHIGYLHSGFEKLGEKHDYNQYVTVTDRMNYLSPIANNIAWHHACEKLFDIDLTPRCKVLRTIVAELARIQDHLLCAGAAALDLGAFTAFLYGFNERENIYDICEYISGARFTTSWTRVGGLNQDLPDEAIFKAKVKKFITEQAPPAIADLEGLLNKNRIFVDRTAGIGTISTEDAVAWSLTGPVARAAGVKRDLRKDEPYLCYADNWDGQGAKAVDFKVPIMYEGDVYCRYRIRIEEMKQSIEIIRQLIDNIPPGSVNVYDDRGVHIPSKSETYGSIEGLIHHFELIMTNRKWKAPIAEVYGANETANGELGFYLAADGGPRPWRARCRPPSFINYQSFPKMMEGHLLSDVVAVLGSLNVIAAELDR
- the nuoF gene encoding NADH-quinone oxidoreductase subunit NuoF encodes the protein MALEHPVLCKRIPTWPWGDPKDRHTVLFDEYVRTGGYEQLRKAVKMEPKALVDLVKSSDLRGRGGAGFSAGLKWSFLPAPDGEPRYLAVNADESEPGTFKDRLLMECDPHGMLEGIAIACHATQADTAYIYIRGEYHHEAHIVENAIAEAYANNIFGENSIVGKVNGRPLRCFLHRGAGAYICGEETGLLESLEGKRGWPRIKPPFPAIKGLFGRPTVINNVETLAILPAILENGVDWFKSIGCASKLAPNAPGSFGPKLFGVSGHVNRPGVYEAELGIKMSELIEKHCMGMRGGKKFKAAIPGGVSMGFLSTDQYDAELDFDIGRRYGVLGLGTAGVIVMDEDVDIVTATRNIVRFFSHESCGQCTPCREGSGWLYQMLCRIEAGEGKLKDLDILDEVAKSMGAMPGTTICGLADGTNWAVKTALQKFRPDFEAKCKPTLVQVGVSVGA